From Desulfobacterales bacterium, a single genomic window includes:
- a CDS encoding PAS domain S-box protein, translated as MSIARRIGWILVACSLCFFLLPALGLGAGPAPAQTQVQVDLSGKNVLVIHSGETNGPLFQSTDKGLSTTLGFGGFSGPKLFFESLSLIRTPGAEYRKALAEKFRLQYGHRKVDVIITMYPEALAFLLKDCGDIFPDVPTIALYLQKNVDLSTADRTIVGHTASLDITGTLEIALSLVPGVKRVYVVSGKHEVDRRIEAQARRDLKKWETRLEFQYLSHMPFEEMLATVSNVPPGSILLLLALVQDIKGAKYTTPIVAQRLSQVSAAPIFGVVDTGLGYGIVGGSLLDSERIGSQAGKLVLDFLSGIAPRRDASEILKTPPVPIFDWRQLKRWHLSESALPKGSIISNKEFTIWDFKYHMIGILAFCLAESVLIIFLVGQIRRKKSAETSLREAEKKYRNIFEGAVEGIFETSPQGKPLTVNPTLARILGYDSSGEFMSKIQDLGRQLYSDPDKRLELLRLMEKQDVVLGFELEIMRRDGVKIWASVSSRRVVGSGGETLYYSGFVQDITERKQAEKTLEDLLRFERLVSNISAGLVNISPDQLDPEIEDKLKQILEFFQSDRCALLQVLPDKTEWKITHVSEQEILPPVPRGIKLPVSINPWAYDKLIRRHEVLSVSRLDDLPAEADVDKQTWIKWGIRSNLNIPIIIGGSVDHIIVFNSVKSERDWPEEFIPRLRLLGEILVNALERKQTEETSRKRDWLLRQSEKDLRQLAGRLIFNQELERSRLARELHDDLVQRLAVFAIDIGKLEGQLPTLPALVREKLRVIKEGLVKTSGDVHNLSRQLHPSILDDLGLTKAVESECTNFSRREGINVVFNHENIRTDIPKDICLSLYRIIQEGLNNISKHACAGDVSVSLQGKAHDVLLSVQDNGIGFDPVEVKYKPGLGLSSIRERVRLINGELAIHSQPEKGTLISVRVPLKL; from the coding sequence ATGTCGATAGCCCGCCGAATCGGATGGATATTGGTAGCCTGTTCATTATGTTTTTTCCTCCTGCCCGCCCTTGGGCTTGGTGCCGGCCCGGCCCCTGCCCAGACACAGGTTCAGGTTGATCTGAGCGGAAAGAACGTTCTGGTCATACATTCCGGCGAAACCAACGGGCCTCTTTTCCAAAGTACCGACAAAGGACTCTCAACAACGCTGGGCTTCGGCGGGTTTTCCGGCCCGAAACTGTTTTTCGAGTCCCTGAGCCTCATCCGGACCCCCGGTGCCGAGTACAGGAAAGCCCTGGCCGAAAAATTTCGCCTGCAGTACGGCCATCGAAAAGTCGACGTGATAATCACCATGTACCCGGAAGCCTTGGCGTTTTTGCTGAAAGATTGCGGAGATATCTTTCCGGATGTTCCCACCATCGCCTTGTACCTGCAAAAGAACGTTGATTTGTCAACTGCGGATCGCACCATCGTCGGGCATACCGCTTCACTCGATATCACGGGAACCCTTGAAATTGCGCTGAGCTTGGTTCCGGGCGTAAAACGCGTCTATGTCGTGAGCGGTAAACACGAAGTTGACAGGCGGATAGAAGCGCAGGCACGTCGCGATTTGAAAAAATGGGAGACCAGGCTTGAATTTCAGTACCTGAGCCACATGCCCTTCGAGGAGATGCTGGCTACCGTCTCCAACGTGCCGCCCGGATCCATTCTTCTGTTGTTGGCTCTTGTTCAGGATATCAAAGGGGCAAAGTACACGACCCCGATAGTTGCCCAAAGATTAAGTCAGGTCTCCGCAGCGCCAATCTTCGGGGTTGTCGACACCGGTCTGGGATACGGGATTGTGGGAGGCAGTCTCCTCGACTCCGAGCGTATCGGCTCGCAGGCGGGGAAACTCGTTCTGGATTTCCTCAGCGGCATTGCGCCGAGGAGGGATGCCTCCGAAATCCTGAAGACGCCTCCCGTACCCATATTCGACTGGCGGCAGCTCAAGCGTTGGCACCTGAGCGAAAGCGCTTTACCGAAGGGAAGCATCATCAGCAATAAGGAGTTCACGATCTGGGACTTCAAGTATCACATGATCGGGATTTTGGCCTTCTGCCTGGCGGAAAGCGTCCTGATCATTTTTCTCGTTGGCCAGATACGCCGGAAAAAGTCGGCCGAGACATCCCTCAGGGAAGCGGAAAAAAAGTACCGAAACATTTTCGAAGGTGCCGTGGAAGGTATTTTTGAAACCTCGCCGCAGGGAAAACCCCTGACGGTCAACCCCACTCTGGCAAGGATCTTGGGATATGATTCGTCCGGTGAGTTTATGTCAAAGATTCAGGACTTGGGACGTCAGCTATACTCAGATCCGGATAAGCGTCTGGAGTTATTGAGGTTGATGGAAAAGCAGGATGTTGTGCTTGGTTTTGAGCTAGAAATAATGCGACGGGATGGCGTGAAAATTTGGGCATCGGTCAGCAGCCGGAGGGTGGTCGGCTCGGGTGGGGAAACGCTCTACTATTCGGGATTCGTTCAAGACATCACCGAGCGTAAACAAGCGGAGAAAACCCTGGAGGATCTGCTGAGGTTTGAACGTTTGGTATCAAACATCTCGGCCGGGTTGGTGAACATATCTCCTGATCAGCTGGACCCTGAGATCGAGGACAAACTGAAACAGATCCTCGAATTCTTTCAGAGCGACCGCTGCGCACTGCTTCAGGTATTGCCGGATAAGACGGAATGGAAGATCACCCATGTTAGCGAACAAGAGATTTTGCCACCGGTTCCCCGGGGGATAAAGCTCCCTGTATCGATCAACCCATGGGCGTACGACAAACTGATTCGAAGGCACGAAGTATTGTCTGTTTCACGCCTCGATGATCTACCGGCTGAGGCGGACGTGGACAAACAGACCTGGATCAAGTGGGGAATTCGATCCAACCTGAACATTCCAATCATCATCGGTGGGTCCGTTGATCATATCATCGTCTTCAATTCGGTGAAAAGCGAGCGGGACTGGCCGGAGGAATTTATCCCGCGACTGCGCCTGCTGGGAGAGATTTTAGTCAATGCCCTGGAACGTAAGCAGACGGAAGAGACATCTCGAAAAAGAGACTGGTTGTTGCGACAGAGTGAAAAAGATCTCCGGCAGCTTGCTGGAAGACTGATTTTCAATCAGGAGCTGGAGCGCAGCCGTTTGGCCCGGGAGCTCCATGATGATCTGGTGCAGCGCTTGGCGGTATTTGCGATCGATATCGGCAAACTCGAAGGGCAATTGCCGACTTTACCTGCTCTTGTTCGGGAGAAACTTCGTGTGATAAAAGAGGGGTTGGTGAAAACTTCCGGAGATGTCCACAACCTCTCGCGCCAGTTGCACCCATCCATCCTGGATGATTTAGGACTGACCAAGGCGGTCGAATCGGAATGCACGAACTTTTCAAGGAGGGAAGGGATAAACGTCGTCTTTAATCATGAGAACATCCGAACGGATATCCCGAAGGATATTTGCCTTTCCCTTTACCGCATTATCCAGGAGGGGCTCAACAACATTTCAAAACATGCCTGTGCAGGAGATGTCTCTGTTTCTTTACAAGGCAAGGCGCATGACGTTTTGTTATCGGTGCAGGATAACGGCATTGGATTCGATCCGGTGGAAGTTAAGTATAAACCGGGACTGGGGCTCTCAAGCATTCGTGAACGGGTCAGGCTGATCAATGGGGAGCTTGCCATTCACTCCCAGCCGGAAAAGGGAACCCTGATCTCCGTCAGAGTTCCTTTGAAGTTGTAA
- a CDS encoding efflux RND transporter permease subunit gives MGLLPIMWSTAAGSDVMKRIASPMIGGLATSFLLELLVYPAVYKLWKSKKRFGKRA, from the coding sequence ATGGGCCTTCTTCCCATCATGTGGTCCACCGCCGCCGGATCGGATGTGATGAAACGCATCGCTTCCCCTATGATCGGCGGACTTGCCACCTCCTTTCTGCTGGAACTCCTCGTATATCCGGCCGTATACAAACTCTGGAAAAGCAAAAAACGCTTCGGGAAGCGCGCGTAA
- a CDS encoding mechanosensitive ion channel: MLNYILDPLEIMGRAVLNYIPSFIFITLLIVITRYVLGIFRSFLNSIESGIIVLQGFEPEWAQPTFKLVRYFVIALSLVFAYPYIPGSGSDAFKGVSLSVGALFSLGSSSVISNIIAGYTLIYRRAFKIGDRVKINDTIGDVTRMRNMVTHLKTIHNEEIIIPNSVILEGQVLNYSSLLRENKLILYTRVGIRYEVPWRQVEAMLLMAADRTPKILKNPALFVQQTELGDFAITYELNAYCDDPWQMAGLYTQLHHNILDLFNEYGVQIMTPSYEGDPERAKVVAKANWYTEPAGPGSDEKAQPIGVTVGAR; this comes from the coding sequence ATGTTGAACTATATCCTCGATCCGCTGGAAATAATGGGGCGGGCCGTCCTGAATTATATCCCCAGTTTTATATTCATCACCCTTCTCATTGTCATAACCCGCTATGTATTAGGGATATTTCGGTCCTTTTTAAATTCGATTGAAAGCGGCATTATTGTCTTGCAAGGATTTGAACCTGAATGGGCACAGCCTACCTTTAAGCTGGTCCGTTATTTCGTTATCGCGCTTTCTTTGGTATTTGCCTACCCTTACATTCCCGGGTCCGGGTCGGACGCTTTCAAAGGCGTTTCGCTGTCTGTCGGTGCTCTTTTTTCCCTGGGCTCTTCATCCGTCATATCCAACATTATCGCGGGTTACACCCTGATCTACCGGCGTGCCTTTAAAATCGGGGATCGCGTGAAAATCAACGATACCATCGGCGATGTGACCAGAATGCGCAACATGGTCACCCACCTGAAGACGATACACAATGAAGAAATTATTATTCCGAATTCGGTGATCCTGGAAGGACAAGTGTTGAACTATTCCAGCCTCCTGCGCGAAAATAAACTTATCCTCTACACGAGGGTGGGTATCCGTTATGAAGTCCCCTGGCGGCAGGTAGAGGCAATGCTGCTCATGGCGGCTGACCGAACGCCGAAGATCTTAAAAAATCCCGCCCTCTTTGTCCAGCAGACGGAACTCGGCGATTTTGCGATTACATACGAATTGAATGCCTATTGCGATGATCCTTGGCAAATGGCAGGGCTTTACACGCAACTGCATCACAATATTCTCGACCTGTTCAACGAATACGGCGTGCAGATCATGACGCCGAGCTACGAAGGTGATCCGGAGAGGGCTAAAGTGGTTGCCAAAGCGAATTGGTATACCGAACCCGCCGGCCCCGGGAGCGATGAAAAGGCTCAGCCCATCGGCGTGACAGTAGGGGCAAGATAG